Proteins encoded by one window of Polaribacter haliotis:
- a CDS encoding deoxycytidylate deaminase, translating to MTEKKQLKYDKAYLKMAFEWGKLSHCERKQVGALIVKDRMIISDGFNGTPTGFDNCCEDENGVTKWEVLHAEANAILKVASSTQSAKNATLYITLSPCTQCSKLIHQAGIKRVVYAASYKDDSGIKFLEKAGVQLMHLPYE from the coding sequence ATGACAGAGAAAAAACAATTAAAATACGATAAAGCCTATTTAAAAATGGCATTTGAATGGGGCAAACTTTCTCATTGCGAACGCAAACAAGTAGGTGCTTTAATTGTAAAAGATAGAATGATAATTTCCGATGGTTTTAACGGAACTCCAACTGGTTTCGATAATTGTTGCGAAGACGAAAACGGAGTTACAAAATGGGAAGTTTTACATGCAGAGGCAAACGCCATTTTAAAAGTTGCATCTTCTACACAATCTGCCAAAAATGCCACATTATATATTACATTATCACCTTGCACACAATGTAGTAAACTCATACATCAAGCAGGAATAAAACGCGTTGTATATGCAGCTTCTTACAAAGACGATTCTGGTATAAAATTTTTAGAAAAAGCAGGCGTTCAACTAATGCATTTACCTTATGAATAA
- a CDS encoding S41 family peptidase, whose protein sequence is MNKNKLPLYLAIAVVFGILIGMSFGGNSPEMLSFGKNTASEKKIKKLINFIERDYVDTVNTESLLDGAITQMLGKLDPHSVYIPKENLQSVKESMQGNFVGIGVQFRMIADTITVIQPIKGGPSIKMGIKAGDRILMANKDTLYGKTILSGSIPRYLKGKPDTKVALQIYRKSNDSLFTVDVTRGKVNIKSVDLAYMINDSIGYIKLDRFARNTYSEFKASLDNLMDDGMTDLVLDLRDNGGGFIDIANQIIDEFLEDDKLIVFTKNNKGQIDESFATSKGDFEKGGLYILINENTASASEIVAGALQDNDKGTIIGRRSFGKGLVQIEMDLGDGSAVRLTTARYFTPTGRSIQKPYDHEGNKNYYKDYQKRITSGELLSKDSIKVVDSLKYTTPKGKLVYGGGGIIPDVFVAIDTTSYMSSFYFNTINDFAFDYVDNNRKKLEKWKVDSFVDDFDKDDAVFDSYLGSIKDKVTPSFKTKQSIQRYLKASIANVLFGDVGFYRIIHEEDKMLQKVLELESKEE, encoded by the coding sequence ATGAATAAGAATAAACTTCCTCTTTATTTAGCAATTGCAGTAGTTTTCGGTATTTTAATTGGAATGTCTTTTGGTGGAAATTCACCAGAAATGTTGTCTTTTGGAAAAAATACTGCATCCGAAAAAAAGATAAAAAAACTTATCAATTTTATTGAAAGAGATTATGTAGATACTGTTAATACAGAAAGTCTTTTAGATGGCGCAATTACACAAATGTTAGGTAAATTAGATCCGCATTCTGTATATATTCCTAAAGAAAATTTGCAATCTGTAAAAGAAAGTATGCAAGGTAATTTTGTTGGAATTGGCGTTCAATTTAGAATGATTGCCGACACAATTACTGTAATTCAACCAATAAAAGGCGGACCAAGTATAAAAATGGGTATTAAAGCTGGAGACAGAATTTTAATGGCAAACAAAGATACTTTATATGGAAAAACAATTTTAAGTGGTTCCATTCCAAGATACCTAAAAGGAAAACCAGATACAAAAGTAGCGCTTCAAATTTATAGAAAAAGCAACGATTCTCTTTTTACGGTTGATGTAACTCGCGGAAAAGTAAATATAAAAAGCGTCGATTTAGCCTACATGATTAACGATTCTATCGGTTATATAAAGTTAGATCGTTTTGCCAGAAATACCTATTCCGAATTTAAAGCGTCTTTAGACAATTTAATGGACGATGGAATGACAGATTTGGTTTTAGATCTTCGTGATAATGGTGGTGGCTTTATAGACATTGCCAATCAAATTATTGATGAATTTTTAGAAGATGATAAATTAATTGTTTTTACAAAAAACAATAAAGGTCAAATTGACGAGTCTTTTGCAACTTCAAAAGGAGATTTCGAAAAAGGTGGTTTATATATTTTGATAAATGAAAACACAGCATCCGCTTCCGAAATTGTAGCAGGTGCTTTACAAGATAATGATAAAGGTACCATTATTGGACGTAGATCTTTTGGAAAAGGTTTGGTACAAATAGAAATGGATTTGGGCGATGGTTCTGCAGTTCGTCTAACAACAGCTCGTTATTTTACTCCAACAGGTCGTTCTATTCAAAAACCTTACGATCACGAAGGCAATAAAAACTATTATAAAGATTATCAAAAAAGAATTACAAGTGGAGAATTGTTAAGTAAAGACAGTATAAAAGTAGTAGATTCTTTAAAATACACCACTCCAAAAGGAAAACTTGTTTATGGTGGAGGAGGAATTATTCCAGATGTTTTTGTAGCAATAGATACCACTTCTTATATGTCGAGTTTTTATTTTAATACGATTAACGATTTTGCTTTCGATTATGTAGATAATAATCGTAAAAAGTTAGAAAAATGGAAAGTAGATTCTTTTGTTGACGATTTTGATAAAGATGATGCAGTTTTCGATTCTTATTTAGGTTCGATTAAAGACAAGGTTACACCTTCATTTAAAACAAAACAGAGCATTCAAAGATATTTAAAAGCATCGATTGCAAATGTACTTTTTGGCGATGTTGGTTTCTACAGAATTATTCACGAAGAAGATAAAATGCTTCAAAAAGTGTTGGAGTTGGAAAGTAAAGAGGAATAA
- a CDS encoding UDP-2,3-diacylglucosamine diphosphatase: MIKISTSTDKKVYFASDQHLGAPTQETSFPREKKFVAWLDEVKKDAEAIFLLGDLFDFWFEYKTVIPKGFVRVLGKLAEIKDSGIPIYFFVGNHDLWMNDYFEKELNIPVYHSPQEFLINNKKFLIGHGDGLGPGDKGYKRMKKVFTFPLFKWMFRWLHPDLGVKLGQYMSVKNKMISGDEDAKFLGEENEWLVLYCKKKLTEQHFDYFIFGHRHLPLEIKLQENSQYINLGDWIKYYTFGTFNGTDFKLTEFN, translated from the coding sequence ATGATTAAAATATCAACTTCTACAGACAAAAAAGTCTATTTTGCTTCCGACCAACATTTAGGTGCGCCTACTCAAGAAACCAGTTTTCCAAGAGAAAAAAAGTTTGTGGCTTGGTTAGATGAAGTTAAAAAAGATGCAGAAGCTATATTTTTACTGGGCGATTTATTCGATTTTTGGTTCGAATATAAAACCGTAATTCCAAAAGGATTTGTTAGAGTTTTAGGGAAATTAGCAGAAATAAAAGATAGTGGAATTCCTATTTATTTTTTTGTGGGAAATCACGATTTATGGATGAACGATTATTTCGAGAAAGAACTAAACATTCCTGTGTATCATTCTCCACAAGAATTTCTCATCAATAATAAAAAGTTTTTAATTGGTCATGGAGATGGTTTAGGCCCTGGAGACAAAGGGTATAAACGTATGAAAAAAGTCTTTACATTTCCGTTATTCAAATGGATGTTTAGATGGTTGCACCCAGATTTGGGAGTTAAATTAGGGCAATATATGTCCGTAAAAAACAAAATGATTTCTGGTGATGAAGATGCTAAGTTTTTAGGCGAAGAAAACGAATGGTTGGTTTTATATTGCAAGAAAAAACTGACAGAACAACATTTCGATTATTTTATTTTCGGACATAGACACCTTCCTTTAGAAATAAAATTGCAAGAAAACAGCCAATATATTAATCTTGGAGACTGGATTAAATACTACACTTTTGGCACTTTTAATGGTACTGACTTCAAATTAACAGAGTTTAACTAA
- a CDS encoding AAA family ATPase — MDVDVRAINEKIERESAFIDILTLEMNKVIVGQKQMIESLLIGLLGNGHILLEGVPGLAKTLAINTLSKAVQASFSRVQFTPDLLPADVVGTMIYNMKQNSFEIKKGPIFANFVLADEINRAPAKVQSALLEAMQERQVTIGDTTFKLEEPFLVMATQNPVEQEGTYPLPEAQVDRFMLKVVIDYPKLQDEQIIMRQNLTGDYSTVNPVISTEQILKAREVVNEVYMDEKIEKYILDIIFATRYPEKYNLPQLKDLISFGASPRGSINLAKAAKCYAFIKRRGYVIPEDVRAVVGDVLRHRIGITYEAEAENVTSVDIINSIINEVEVP, encoded by the coding sequence ATGGATGTAGATGTAAGAGCTATTAACGAGAAAATTGAAAGAGAAAGTGCCTTTATAGACATTCTTACTTTAGAGATGAATAAAGTAATTGTTGGGCAAAAACAAATGATAGAAAGTTTGTTAATTGGTTTGCTTGGAAATGGACATATTCTTTTAGAAGGGGTTCCTGGTTTGGCAAAAACCTTAGCAATTAATACATTATCTAAAGCAGTTCAGGCAAGTTTTAGTAGAGTACAATTTACACCAGATTTATTACCTGCAGATGTTGTTGGAACCATGATTTACAACATGAAACAGAATAGTTTCGAAATTAAAAAAGGACCTATTTTTGCAAATTTTGTATTGGCAGATGAGATTAACAGAGCGCCTGCAAAAGTACAATCTGCTTTATTAGAAGCGATGCAAGAACGCCAAGTTACTATTGGAGATACTACTTTTAAATTAGAAGAACCATTTTTAGTAATGGCAACTCAAAACCCTGTAGAACAAGAAGGTACATATCCTTTACCAGAAGCACAAGTCGATCGTTTTATGTTGAAGGTAGTAATTGATTACCCTAAATTACAAGACGAGCAAATTATTATGCGTCAGAATTTAACTGGAGATTATTCAACAGTAAACCCAGTTATTTCTACAGAGCAAATTTTAAAAGCAAGAGAAGTTGTAAACGAAGTTTATATGGACGAGAAAATCGAAAAATATATTCTCGATATTATTTTTGCAACTCGTTATCCAGAAAAATACAACTTACCACAATTAAAAGATTTAATAAGTTTTGGAGCTTCGCCTCGTGGAAGTATCAACTTAGCAAAAGCGGCGAAATGTTATGCCTTTATTAAAAGAAGAGGATATGTAATTCCAGAAGATGTTAGAGCTGTTGTTGGCGATGTTTTACGTCACAGAATAGGAATTACCTACGAAGCTGAAGCAGAAAATGTAACATCTGTAGATATTATTAACTCGATTATTAATGAAGTTGAAGTACCATAA
- a CDS encoding DUF58 domain-containing protein — protein MDTKEILKKVRKIEIKTRRLSDHIFGGEYHSSFKGRGMTFSEVRQYQFGDDVRAIDWNVTARYNEPYIKVFEEERELTMLLMVDISGSESFGTSTQFKKDTITEIAATLAFSATQNNDKVGLILFSDDIELYIPPKKGKSHVLRIIRELIEFKPKSKKTNISVALKFLSSVMKKRAIVFMLSDFMDDDYEKTIKIAAKKHDLTGIRVFDKHDEEIPNLGMVPMLDAETGNVQLINTASKSTRTSYKANALRLQDYYINTFKRSGAGTISTRVDESYVKKLLGYFKHKGR, from the coding sequence ATGGATACTAAAGAAATACTAAAAAAAGTTCGTAAAATAGAGATTAAGACACGTCGTTTGTCTGATCATATTTTTGGAGGTGAATATCATTCATCATTCAAAGGACGTGGTATGACTTTTTCTGAAGTAAGACAATACCAATTTGGCGACGATGTTAGAGCCATCGATTGGAATGTTACTGCACGTTATAACGAACCTTATATTAAAGTTTTCGAAGAAGAACGCGAATTAACCATGCTATTAATGGTAGATATTTCTGGCTCGGAATCTTTTGGAACATCAACACAGTTTAAAAAAGATACGATTACAGAAATTGCTGCAACATTGGCTTTTTCTGCTACTCAAAATAACGATAAAGTGGGTTTAATTCTATTTTCTGATGATATAGAACTTTATATTCCTCCTAAAAAAGGGAAAAGTCACGTTTTAAGAATTATTAGAGAATTAATTGAATTCAAACCTAAAAGTAAAAAAACGAATATTTCTGTTGCCTTGAAATTTTTATCAAGTGTAATGAAAAAGAGAGCGATTGTTTTTATGTTATCAGATTTTATGGACGATGATTATGAAAAAACTATAAAAATTGCCGCTAAAAAACACGATTTAACAGGAATTCGTGTTTTTGATAAACATGATGAAGAAATTCCGAATTTAGGAATGGTACCCATGTTAGATGCAGAAACTGGGAATGTGCAGTTGATAAACACAGCATCAAAATCAACAAGAACAAGTTACAAAGCAAATGCTTTACGCTTGCAAGATTACTATATAAATACTTTTAAAAGAAGTGGTGCTGGTACAATTAGCACAAGAGTGGATGAGAGTTATGTAAAAAAATTACTAGGTTATTTTAAACATAAAGGGAGGTAA
- a CDS encoding BatD family protein, translating to MVKAEIDTTNIRIGEQFQLKISVDETQNVIIPKLRLNGLEVIDSTKVDTLKNSLIRRYILTGFDSGAFYIPQQQIFVKNRAYFTDSLLVNVATVAIDTTKVKKFPIKSIKKEPYTFDDFKIYFYILLAALAIIGFWIYWFVIRKRKEEIEAPTYRTLPPYEEAILRLSELDEKLLWQNNKVKEYYSELTEIVRGYIERELNVPALENTTDEVLEMIRDFKKSDTIQTSQDTLDKLRSLLREADLVKFAKSKPLALEIEEDRKDAQEIVSNLKPKPIIEENDELE from the coding sequence ATGGTAAAAGCAGAAATTGATACTACTAACATTAGAATTGGTGAGCAATTTCAATTGAAAATTTCTGTAGATGAAACTCAGAATGTAATTATTCCAAAATTACGTTTAAATGGTTTGGAGGTTATCGATTCTACTAAAGTTGATACTCTTAAAAACTCACTCATCAGAAGGTATATTTTAACTGGTTTCGATAGTGGCGCATTTTACATTCCTCAACAACAAATATTTGTAAAAAATAGAGCATATTTTACAGATTCTTTATTAGTTAATGTAGCTACAGTGGCTATAGATACGACTAAAGTGAAAAAATTTCCGATTAAATCTATCAAAAAAGAACCTTATACTTTCGACGATTTTAAAATCTATTTTTATATTCTTTTAGCTGCTTTGGCAATTATAGGTTTCTGGATTTATTGGTTTGTTATCAGAAAAAGAAAAGAAGAAATTGAAGCACCAACTTATAGAACATTGCCTCCTTACGAAGAAGCTATTTTAAGGTTGAGTGAATTGGACGAAAAATTATTGTGGCAGAACAATAAAGTAAAAGAATATTATAGTGAATTAACGGAAATTGTGCGTGGTTATATAGAACGTGAGTTAAATGTACCTGCTTTAGAAAACACGACAGACGAAGTTCTAGAAATGATTAGAGATTTCAAAAAGTCAGATACAATACAAACTTCGCAAGACACTTTAGATAAATTAAGAAGTCTATTGAGAGAAGCAGATTTGGTGAAGTTTGCAAAATCGAAACCTTTGGCTTTAGAGATTGAAGAAGATAGAAAAGATGCACAAGAAATTGTGAGTAATTTAAAACCTAAACCAATTATTGAAGAAAATGATGAATTGGAATAA
- a CDS encoding vWA domain-containing protein produces MNWNNFEFYNPEFLWLLILIPLLAVWYFFMRKKDAAVLTMPSVKGFKVESSILSKLKPLLYLLRLLALAAIIVALARPRNVSVSKKTKTNKGIDIVMAIDVSASMLARDLKPNRLEALKKVAIDFVDRRPNDRIGIVVYAGESFTQTPITSDKSIVKRTISELKWGQLEGGTAIGMGLGSGVNRLKESKAKSKVIILLTDGVNNSGNIDPRTATELAKELKIKVYTIGIGTNGMADFPWSKDPRTGKLNFRKQQVEIDEALLKDIATETEGKYFRATDNSSLKEIYDEIDTLEKTKIEEFKYYNYQEKFRIFVFFALGLLVLEFLLRNTIFKSFI; encoded by the coding sequence ATGAATTGGAATAATTTCGAGTTTTATAATCCTGAATTTCTGTGGCTGTTAATTTTAATTCCACTTTTGGCAGTTTGGTATTTCTTTATGCGTAAAAAAGACGCTGCAGTTTTAACCATGCCAAGTGTAAAAGGTTTTAAAGTAGAATCTTCTATTTTATCGAAATTAAAACCTCTTTTATATTTGTTAAGATTGTTGGCTTTGGCGGCAATAATTGTGGCTTTAGCAAGACCAAGAAATGTATCTGTAAGCAAGAAAACAAAAACAAATAAAGGAATTGATATTGTTATGGCAATTGATGTTTCTGCAAGTATGTTAGCAAGAGATTTAAAGCCAAATAGATTAGAAGCACTTAAAAAAGTAGCGATAGATTTTGTAGACAGAAGACCAAATGACAGAATAGGAATCGTAGTTTACGCAGGTGAAAGTTTTACACAAACACCAATTACAAGCGATAAAAGCATTGTAAAAAGAACCATTTCCGAATTAAAATGGGGCCAATTAGAAGGCGGAACTGCCATTGGAATGGGTTTAGGTTCTGGAGTTAATAGACTCAAGGAAAGTAAAGCAAAAAGTAAAGTAATTATTTTGTTAACAGATGGTGTAAATAATTCTGGAAATATAGACCCAAGAACTGCAACAGAATTGGCAAAAGAGTTGAAAATTAAAGTCTACACAATTGGAATTGGAACCAATGGAATGGCAGATTTTCCTTGGAGTAAAGACCCAAGAACAGGAAAATTAAATTTTAGAAAACAACAGGTAGAGATAGATGAAGCTTTATTAAAAGATATTGCTACAGAAACTGAAGGGAAATATTTTAGAGCGACAGACAATTCATCTTTAAAAGAAATTTATGATGAAATTGACACACTCGAAAAAACAAAAATAGAGGAGTTCAAATACTATAATTATCAAGAAAAATTCAGAATTTTTGTCTTTTTTGCTCTTGGTTTATTGGTATTAGAGTTCTTGTTGAGAAACACAATATTTAAGAGTTTTATATAA
- a CDS encoding VWA domain-containing protein, with amino-acid sequence MYRIEEPIYFYLLAIIPAIVVLFLLVLWWKKRTQRKFSDADLLQKLAPNSSTFKSVLKLVMLSIGITFLVISLVNPKMGTKLKTVKREGVDIVFALDVSKSMLAEDIAPNRLEKSKQIISKIIDKLGSDRVGIIVYAGNSYPLLPITTDHGAANMFLQNANPDMVSSQGTAISEALELAKTFYNNDEQTNRFLIIISDGEDHQEETKQVAQNLANEGVKIYAVGVGTENGGPIPIRVNNSVVGYKKDNKGETVITKRNAEVLEEIADIANGKYLDGNVTENPVSAIADIIANAEKNEFETKQFSDYKDQFQWFLALGLLFLVLDIFLFDKKTKWLRKADLFNEEKNKK; translated from the coding sequence ATGTACAGAATAGAAGAACCAATTTATTTTTATCTACTCGCAATTATTCCAGCAATAGTTGTGTTATTTCTATTGGTTTTATGGTGGAAAAAAAGAACACAGCGTAAATTTTCTGATGCAGATTTACTTCAGAAATTAGCGCCAAACTCATCAACATTCAAATCGGTTTTAAAATTGGTGATGTTATCAATTGGAATTACTTTTTTAGTAATTTCTTTGGTAAACCCAAAAATGGGAACTAAACTAAAAACGGTAAAAAGAGAAGGTGTAGATATTGTTTTTGCTTTAGATGTTTCCAAAAGTATGTTGGCAGAAGATATTGCCCCAAATCGTTTGGAAAAATCGAAACAAATTATCTCTAAAATTATTGATAAATTAGGTTCAGATAGAGTCGGAATTATTGTGTATGCAGGTAATTCGTACCCACTTTTGCCAATTACAACAGATCATGGAGCTGCGAATATGTTTTTGCAGAATGCAAACCCAGATATGGTTTCCAGCCAAGGAACAGCAATTAGCGAAGCCTTAGAGCTGGCAAAAACATTTTATAATAATGATGAACAAACAAATCGTTTTCTAATTATTATTTCAGATGGTGAAGATCATCAAGAAGAAACAAAACAAGTTGCACAAAATTTAGCAAACGAAGGTGTAAAAATTTATGCTGTTGGTGTTGGAACGGAAAATGGAGGTCCAATTCCTATTCGTGTAAATAATTCTGTTGTTGGTTATAAAAAAGATAATAAAGGTGAAACTGTTATCACCAAAAGAAACGCCGAGGTTTTAGAAGAAATCGCAGATATTGCCAACGGAAAATATTTGGATGGAAATGTAACCGAAAATCCTGTAAGTGCAATTGCAGATATTATTGCAAATGCAGAAAAAAATGAATTTGAAACGAAACAATTTTCAGATTATAAAGATCAATTTCAGTGGTTTTTGGCATTAGGATTGCTATTCTTAGTTTTAGATATTTTCTTATTTGATAAGAAAACAAAATGGCTAAGAAAAGCAGATTTATTTAATGAAGAAAAGAATAAAAAATAA
- a CDS encoding tetratricopeptide repeat protein, with amino-acid sequence MKKLKYTLIIFLLLFSTKEIVAQKDTIALQRKARTMLRQGNELYQKQQFTDASVAYQKALGNNSNYDKASYNLGNAFYQNKNFKEAIPQYELTAKTATDKFTKAEAFHNIGNAQMEAKNYQGAVDAYKSSLRNNPNDDETRYNLAVAQKMLDKENQQNKDDKNKDKKDDKDKENKDKDDKNKDKNKDKKDGDDKDKKDEDKDKDGKGDKDKDKNKDPKKDDKKEQQKPKPKQGQMTPQQVKQLLESLNNEEKKTQKKMNAKKAKGKKIKQEKDW; translated from the coding sequence ATGAAAAAATTAAAATACACACTTATTATCTTTCTATTGCTCTTTTCAACAAAAGAAATAGTAGCACAAAAAGATACGATAGCATTGCAAAGAAAAGCAAGAACAATGTTACGTCAAGGAAATGAATTGTACCAAAAACAGCAATTTACAGATGCTTCTGTGGCGTACCAAAAAGCGTTGGGGAACAATTCTAATTACGATAAAGCTTCTTATAATTTAGGAAATGCTTTTTATCAAAATAAAAACTTCAAAGAAGCAATTCCACAATACGAATTAACAGCAAAAACTGCAACAGATAAGTTTACGAAGGCAGAAGCGTTTCATAATATTGGAAATGCACAAATGGAAGCAAAAAACTATCAAGGTGCTGTAGATGCTTATAAAAGTTCCTTGAGAAATAATCCTAATGACGATGAAACTCGTTATAATTTGGCAGTCGCTCAAAAAATGTTAGATAAAGAAAATCAGCAAAATAAAGACGACAAAAACAAAGATAAAAAGGACGATAAAGACAAGGAAAACAAAGACAAAGACGACAAGAATAAAGATAAAAATAAAGACAAGAAAGACGGAGACGATAAGGATAAAAAGGACGAGGACAAAGATAAAGACGGAAAAGGCGATAAAGACAAGGACAAAAACAAAGATCCTAAAAAAGACGATAAAAAAGAACAACAAAAGCCAAAACCAAAACAGGGTCAAATGACTCCTCAGCAAGTAAAACAGTTATTGGAAAGTTTAAATAACGAGGAGAAAAAAACCCAAAAGAAAATGAATGCTAAAAAGGCAAAGGGTAAAAAAATAAAACAAGAAAAAGATTGGTAA